From a region of the Thalassospira sp. TSL5-1 genome:
- the cbiB gene encoding adenosylcobinamide-phosphate synthase CbiB, giving the protein MKSHIDAILEAPHLAAMEQTIFDFLLPIPGIYGYGVAVIILGLALDAVAGDMPWLFSRIPHPVVWIGRLISFFEKRLNRPERSDGDRLLRGVLTVLIVLVVAGAVGGFIQFWALQAPSGIVAEIFLLGVLIAQKGLYQHVQVVADCLEQDGLAAGRQAVSMIVGRDPASLDHAGVSRAAIESCSENFSDGVVAPLFWFAVGGPIGLCLYKAINTLDSMIGHRNRRYLYFGRFAARLDDVANFMPARLAGGLVCLAVVISLGFTAGRRAWATMWRDARKHKSPNAGWQEAAMAGGLDLSLAGPRHYGSEIVQDPYIGDGRRAATPDDIRAALRVFVLACLLNGLWPVLIWMAVNR; this is encoded by the coding sequence TTGAAAAGTCATATTGACGCGATCTTGGAAGCGCCGCATCTTGCCGCGATGGAACAGACGATTTTCGATTTTTTGCTGCCGATACCGGGCATTTATGGCTATGGCGTTGCCGTGATTATTCTGGGTTTGGCCCTGGATGCGGTTGCGGGCGATATGCCGTGGCTGTTTTCGCGCATTCCCCATCCGGTTGTCTGGATCGGGCGGTTGATTTCTTTTTTTGAAAAACGTCTGAACCGCCCGGAACGCAGCGATGGCGACCGTTTGCTGCGTGGTGTTTTAACCGTACTGATTGTCCTTGTGGTGGCCGGTGCGGTGGGTGGTTTCATTCAGTTCTGGGCGCTTCAGGCGCCAAGCGGCATTGTTGCCGAAATTTTCCTTCTGGGTGTGCTGATTGCCCAAAAGGGCCTTTATCAGCATGTGCAGGTTGTGGCCGATTGCCTGGAACAGGATGGCCTTGCCGCCGGGCGACAGGCAGTTTCCATGATTGTCGGGCGCGACCCGGCCAGCCTGGACCATGCTGGGGTCAGCCGGGCGGCGATTGAAAGCTGTTCGGAGAATTTTTCCGACGGTGTTGTCGCCCCGCTTTTCTGGTTTGCGGTTGGCGGGCCGATCGGCCTGTGCCTGTATAAGGCGATCAATACCCTGGATTCCATGATTGGTCATCGCAACCGGCGTTATCTTTATTTCGGGCGCTTTGCCGCAAGGCTGGATGATGTTGCCAATTTTATGCCCGCCCGGCTGGCGGGCGGGCTGGTGTGCCTGGCGGTGGTAATTTCGCTGGGCTTTACCGCCGGGCGGCGGGCCTGGGCCACCATGTGGCGCGATGCGCGCAAACATAAATCCCCCAATGCCGGGTGGCAGGAGGCGGCAATGGCAGGCGGGCTGGATTTATCCCTGGCCGGTCCGCGCCACTATGGCAGCGAAATTGTCCAGGACCCGTATATTGGTGATGGCCGCCGTGCCGCAACACCCGACGATATCCGGGCGGCTTTGCGGGTTTTTGTTCTGGCCTGTCTTTTAAATGGTTTGTGGCCGGTTTTGATCTGGATGGCCGTGAATCGTTAA
- a CDS encoding sirohydrochlorin chelatase has product MSPKGAIMICGHGSRDDRAVSQFNNMVEQMKQTHFADYDVESGFLEFAHPILRDGFEKLKARGHKKIYALPGMLFAAGHVKNDLPSEVNNFDRENPDITVKFGRDLAIDPKLLRASADRIEEALATADDSIERKDTLLMVVGRGTNDPDANSNVYKVARMLQEGMGFGRVEVSYSGVAHPRVNAGLREAMKLGYKRVVVFPYFLFVGILIDRIYSHTDEVTAEFPDVEFIKASYLADHPLVLESFAERLAEIDTGDNNMNCQLCKYREQIIGYEGDVATPQVGHHHHVMGIGTDGHGHSHDHGHGHSHGHSHGHSHGHSHGHSHGHSHDHGHSHDHGHSHDHGHDHNHAPHGTTEKTDK; this is encoded by the coding sequence ATGTCCCCCAAAGGTGCCATCATGATCTGCGGTCATGGTTCCCGCGATGACCGTGCGGTTTCACAGTTCAACAACATGGTTGAACAAATGAAACAGACCCACTTCGCCGATTACGATGTTGAAAGCGGTTTTCTGGAATTTGCCCATCCCATTTTGCGCGATGGTTTTGAAAAACTGAAAGCCCGTGGTCACAAAAAGATTTACGCGCTGCCAGGCATGTTGTTTGCCGCAGGCCATGTCAAAAATGACCTGCCCAGCGAGGTCAATAATTTTGACCGGGAAAACCCAGATATTACGGTAAAATTTGGCCGCGACCTGGCGATTGACCCCAAATTGCTGCGCGCGAGTGCCGACCGTATCGAAGAAGCCCTGGCAACCGCCGATGACAGCATTGAACGCAAAGACACCCTGCTAATGGTGGTGGGACGTGGCACCAACGACCCCGATGCCAATTCCAATGTTTATAAGGTAGCCCGCATGCTTCAGGAAGGCATGGGCTTTGGCCGGGTTGAAGTCAGCTATTCCGGCGTGGCACATCCGCGGGTCAATGCGGGCCTGCGCGAAGCCATGAAGCTGGGTTATAAACGGGTTGTCGTTTTCCCCTATTTCCTGTTTGTCGGCATTCTGATCGACCGGATTTATAGCCATACCGACGAAGTTACCGCCGAATTCCCCGATGTGGAATTCATCAAGGCATCGTACCTGGCCGATCATCCGCTGGTGCTGGAAAGCTTTGCCGAACGCCTGGCTGAAATTGATACCGGCGACAACAATATGAACTGCCAGCTGTGCAAATATCGCGAGCAGATCATTGGCTATGAAGGCGATGTTGCCACCCCCCAGGTCGGGCACCATCATCATGTGATGGGCATTGGCACCGATGGGCACGGGCATTCCCATGACCACGGACATGGTCATTCTCACGGACATTCCCACGGCCATAGTCATGGGCACTCCCACGGTCACAGTCACGGTCACAGCCATGACCACGGACATTCTCATGATCACGGGCATTCCCACGATCACGGTCATGACCACAACCACGCGCCGCACGGCACGACGGAAAAAACCGACAAATAA
- a CDS encoding precorrin-8X methylmutase, which produces MFNYLRDPQAIYRQSFATIEAEADLARFSSELRPVAIRIIHACGMVEMAENITFGGDVTGVATKALLAGKPVLTDAEMVKNGIISRLLPADNAVICRLNDDNIPALAAMIGTTRSAAAIETWTNDIDGAIVAIGNAPTALFHLLDAVLNGHLPKPALIIGMPVGFVGASESKEALIEHASKAGIPFATLRGRFGGSAVTAATVNALARIAKPAEHADGTSPSPTKTEG; this is translated from the coding sequence ATGTTTAACTATCTGCGCGATCCGCAGGCCATATACCGGCAAAGCTTTGCCACCATCGAAGCCGAAGCCGACCTCGCCCGTTTTTCCAGCGAATTGCGGCCCGTTGCCATACGCATCATTCATGCCTGTGGCATGGTCGAAATGGCCGAAAATATCACCTTTGGCGGCGATGTTACCGGGGTGGCAACAAAGGCCCTGTTGGCGGGAAAGCCGGTTTTAACCGATGCGGAAATGGTAAAAAACGGCATTATTTCCCGCCTTCTTCCCGCCGATAATGCGGTGATTTGCCGGTTGAATGACGACAACATTCCTGCCCTGGCCGCCATGATCGGCACCACCCGGTCGGCTGCGGCAATTGAAACCTGGACCAACGATATTGACGGAGCGATTGTTGCCATTGGCAATGCGCCAACAGCCCTTTTTCATCTGCTTGATGCGGTTTTAAACGGCCATTTGCCCAAACCGGCCCTGATCATTGGCATGCCGGTCGGCTTTGTCGGGGCTAGCGAAAGCAAGGAAGCATTGATCGAGCACGCAAGCAAAGCCGGTATTCCCTTTGCCACCCTGCGCGGGCGTTTTGGCGGCAGTGCCGTCACCGCCGCCACAGTAAACGCCCTGGCCCGTATTGCCAAACCGGCTGAACATGCCGATGGAACATCCCCGTCCCCGACCAAGACGGAAGGCTGA
- a CDS encoding bifunctional cobalt-precorrin-7 (C(5))-methyltransferase/cobalt-precorrin-6B (C(15))-methyltransferase: MPANNTTPHGKITVIGIGEDGFAGLSPAAAGEIKQAKVIFGGKRHLAMLPGDIAGQQKAWISPFHDNMAEIAKYQGQNPVILASGDPMFFGVGNTLIGHFGPENISVFPAPSSISLACARTGWALAECDVITLHGRKPENLRAHLRPRGRIIALSHDGSTPALVAVMLYEAGYGDSKLTVCERLGGEHEKITTQTAREWQHDALTRLDGSVIDPLNVILIDLVADQKASILPLGPGLPDDAFIHDGMITKSDIRAQTLASLGVWKGALLWDLGAGCGSISIEWMRLGGQAVAIEQDGNRCDMIRKNATRLGTPDLILHHTSILQALEAATVKNNAEPGHFPIPDAIFIGGGITTPELMEKCWDLLPVHGRLVANTVTLEGEQELFRFYNKIGGTLSRLTVSRLAPRGSFTGWHSLAPVTHYVGVKS, encoded by the coding sequence ATGCCCGCCAACAACACCACACCACATGGCAAAATAACCGTTATTGGCATTGGCGAGGATGGCTTTGCAGGTCTTTCTCCGGCCGCAGCAGGCGAAATTAAACAGGCCAAGGTCATTTTTGGCGGCAAACGCCACCTTGCCATGCTGCCGGGTGATATTGCCGGGCAGCAAAAAGCCTGGATCAGCCCGTTTCATGATAATATGGCCGAAATTGCCAAATATCAGGGCCAAAACCCTGTGATTCTCGCCAGTGGCGACCCGATGTTTTTTGGGGTTGGCAACACGCTGATCGGTCATTTCGGACCCGAAAATATATCCGTTTTCCCGGCACCATCCTCCATCAGCCTCGCCTGTGCCCGCACCGGCTGGGCGCTGGCGGAATGCGATGTGATCACGCTTCATGGCCGCAAGCCAGAAAACTTGCGGGCGCATTTACGCCCGCGGGGCCGGATCATTGCCCTGTCGCATGATGGCAGCACACCAGCACTGGTCGCGGTGATGCTGTATGAGGCAGGCTATGGCGACAGCAAGCTGACGGTGTGCGAAAGGCTGGGCGGGGAGCATGAAAAAATCACCACCCAAACTGCCCGCGAATGGCAGCATGATGCCTTAACCCGCCTGGATGGCAGCGTGATTGACCCGCTAAATGTGATTCTGATCGATCTGGTCGCCGATCAAAAGGCCAGCATCCTGCCGCTTGGTCCCGGTCTGCCCGATGATGCCTTTATCCATGATGGCATGATCACGAAATCGGACATTCGCGCCCAAACGCTGGCATCACTGGGGGTTTGGAAAGGGGCGCTATTGTGGGATTTGGGGGCAGGGTGCGGCAGCATTTCCATTGAATGGATGCGCCTGGGCGGCCAGGCCGTTGCCATTGAACAGGATGGCAATCGCTGCGATATGATCCGCAAAAACGCCACCCGCCTGGGCACGCCTGATTTGATCTTGCATCACACCAGCATTTTACAGGCTCTGGAAGCCGCAACAGTGAAAAACAACGCCGAACCGGGCCACTTCCCCATCCCCGATGCCATTTTTATTGGCGGGGGCATTACCACGCCCGAACTGATGGAAAAATGCTGGGACCTGTTGCCCGTGCATGGTCGGCTGGTGGCAAATACCGTTACACTGGAAGGCGAACAGGAACTGTTTCGATTTTATAATAAAATCGGCGGCACCCTGTCGCGCCTCACTGTCTCCCGGCTGGCCCCGCGCGGCAGCTTTACCGGCTGGCACAGCCTTGCCCCGGTCACACATTATGTCGGAGTTAAATCATGA
- the cobI gene encoding precorrin-2 C(20)-methyltransferase: MTTTAGNSAPVTQKGAAYGLGIGPGEADLITLKAYKILQEADVIAYPALEDGASLARQIVAPHMPENRIEIAIRIPMGPPADSIYDAAALEIGEHLRAGRTVAVLCEGDPFFYGSFMYLFGRLAEAGFPVQSIPGVSSMMACAAELGAPLAAKNDILQVIPGPLPADRLKAQLADTDAAAIIKLGRHFAKVRQVIAELGLTDRARYIERATLDSQKMVPLGDLPDDATAPYFSMILIHRRGDAWK; this comes from the coding sequence ATGACCACGACTGCAGGCAATTCGGCCCCTGTCACCCAAAAGGGTGCCGCCTATGGGCTGGGCATTGGCCCGGGCGAAGCCGACCTGATCACGTTAAAGGCTTACAAGATTTTGCAGGAAGCGGATGTGATTGCCTATCCCGCACTGGAAGACGGTGCCAGCCTGGCGCGGCAAATTGTCGCCCCGCATATGCCCGAAAACCGCATCGAAATTGCCATTCGCATTCCAATGGGGCCTCCGGCCGATAGCATTTATGATGCCGCCGCCCTGGAAATTGGCGAACATTTGCGCGCCGGGCGCACAGTCGCGGTATTGTGCGAAGGCGACCCGTTTTTTTATGGCAGCTTCATGTATCTGTTTGGCCGCCTGGCCGAGGCCGGTTTCCCGGTACAAAGCATTCCCGGCGTCAGCTCCATGATGGCCTGTGCCGCCGAGCTTGGCGCCCCGCTTGCCGCGAAAAACGATATTTTACAGGTTATTCCCGGCCCCTTGCCTGCCGACCGCCTGAAAGCACAACTGGCCGATACCGATGCGGCCGCCATCATCAAACTGGGCCGTCATTTTGCCAAGGTCCGCCAGGTAATTGCCGAACTGGGCCTGACCGACCGGGCACGCTATATCGAGCGCGCCACCCTGGATAGCCAAAAAATGGTGCCACTGGGCGACTTGCCCGATGATGCCACCGCACCGTATTTTTCAATGATCCTGATCCACCGTCGCGGAGACGCATGGAAATGA
- the cobJ gene encoding precorrin-3B C(17)-methyltransferase: protein MTSPTTSPLPTDPIAPIAVICLTQRALPTAKRITATLQGASLHGLRTRVSTREVDVAFDDTIAHLQQTFAADNVIIGVCASGILIRALAPLLAGKWQDAAVIAVDEAGETFIPLLGGHHGGNKLARDLAEKLGARAAITTPGDAALGLALDEPPAGWKLADKAAVKPATAALLAGASAKITIDAGSAAWLTNSAIPQDENGTVALHVTARVETGFLADQAGDLAPVTFHPPVLALGVGCERNCDPAELIDLAEKTLADAGLSARAVACVTSIDLKADEPAVHTLARHLGVPARFFTAEELEEQAPRLQTPSDIVFAETGCHGVAEGAALASVGSDGTLIVAKQKSKRATCAIGQSPRDIPPQTTGRGQGRLSIVGIGPGQASWRSPEASTLIAQASDIVGYQMYLDLLGDLITGKKLHHSDLGAEEARARHALELAAEGRDVALIGSGDAGIYALATLVFELLDREDKAAWNRVAIQVSPGISALQAAAARIGAPLGHDFCAISLSDLLTPREDILRRIAAAAAGDFVIAFYNPVSKRRRDLLATARDMLLDNRPADTPVVLGRQLGRPDQEITVVPLSKLEVDMVDMLTTVLVGSSNSKHISRGMGEWVYTPRGYAKKGADAAKAPVHSSHSAQSTTTKKD, encoded by the coding sequence ATGACCAGCCCCACAACATCCCCCCTGCCAACCGACCCGATTGCCCCCATCGCGGTGATTTGCCTCACCCAGCGCGCCCTGCCCACGGCAAAGCGCATTACAGCCACCCTGCAAGGGGCCAGCCTGCACGGGTTGCGCACCAGGGTTTCCACCCGCGAGGTGGATGTGGCCTTTGACGATACCATTGCACATCTGCAACAAACCTTTGCCGCCGACAACGTGATTATCGGAGTTTGTGCCAGCGGTATTCTTATTCGTGCCCTGGCCCCGCTTTTGGCCGGTAAATGGCAGGATGCCGCCGTGATTGCCGTGGATGAAGCCGGTGAAACCTTTATTCCGCTGCTGGGCGGGCATCACGGGGGTAACAAACTGGCCCGCGACCTGGCCGAAAAGCTGGGTGCCCGTGCTGCCATTACCACACCGGGCGATGCCGCCCTGGGCCTGGCGCTCGATGAACCCCCGGCAGGCTGGAAACTGGCCGACAAGGCCGCTGTCAAACCGGCCACCGCCGCCCTTTTGGCCGGGGCCAGTGCCAAAATCACCATTGATGCCGGGTCGGCCGCCTGGCTGACCAACAGCGCCATCCCCCAGGATGAAAACGGCACCGTTGCCCTGCATGTTACGGCACGCGTCGAAACCGGCTTTCTCGCCGATCAGGCTGGTGACCTCGCCCCGGTCACATTCCATCCGCCCGTTCTGGCGCTGGGTGTCGGCTGTGAACGCAATTGCGACCCCGCCGAACTGATTGACCTTGCCGAAAAAACCCTGGCCGATGCCGGGTTAAGTGCCAGGGCGGTTGCCTGTGTCACCTCGATTGACCTGAAGGCCGATGAACCCGCCGTTCATACACTGGCCCGGCATTTGGGTGTTCCCGCCCGCTTTTTTACCGCCGAAGAACTGGAAGAACAGGCCCCGCGCCTGCAAACGCCATCCGACATTGTTTTTGCCGAAACCGGCTGCCACGGCGTTGCCGAGGGGGCGGCCCTTGCCAGTGTTGGCAGCGACGGCACCCTGATCGTTGCGAAACAGAAATCAAAACGGGCCACCTGCGCCATTGGCCAGTCCCCGCGCGACATTCCCCCGCAAACCACCGGGCGCGGGCAGGGGCGTTTATCAATTGTGGGTATTGGCCCGGGCCAGGCAAGCTGGCGCAGCCCGGAGGCCAGCACCCTGATCGCGCAGGCAAGCGATATTGTCGGCTATCAGATGTATCTGGACCTGCTGGGGGATTTGATCACCGGCAAAAAACTGCATCATTCCGATCTGGGCGCTGAAGAAGCCCGCGCCCGCCATGCCCTGGAACTGGCCGCCGAGGGGCGCGATGTGGCCCTGATCGGGTCGGGCGATGCCGGAATTTATGCCCTGGCAACCCTGGTATTTGAATTGCTGGACCGCGAAGACAAAGCCGCCTGGAACCGTGTTGCCATTCAGGTATCGCCGGGGATTTCCGCCCTGCAAGCCGCAGCCGCACGTATTGGCGCACCCTTGGGCCACGATTTTTGTGCCATCTCCCTGTCCGACCTGCTCACCCCGCGCGAGGATATTTTACGCCGGATCGCCGCCGCAGCGGCAGGCGATTTTGTCATTGCCTTTTATAACCCGGTTTCCAAACGCCGCCGCGATTTGCTGGCAACCGCGCGCGACATGCTGCTCGATAATCGCCCTGCCGATACGCCGGTGGTGCTGGGCCGCCAACTGGGCCGACCGGACCAGGAAATAACGGTCGTTCCGTTATCGAAACTTGAGGTCGATATGGTCGATATGCTAACCACCGTTCTGGTCGGGTCCAGCAACAGCAAACATATCTCCCGGGGCATGGGCGAATGGGTTTATACCCCGCGTGGCTATGCCAAAAAGGGCGCCGACGCCGCCAAGGCCCCTGTCCATAGCAGCCATTCCGCCCAAAGCACGACGACAAAGAAAGACTAA
- the cobM gene encoding precorrin-4 C(11)-methyltransferase, giving the protein MTVHFIGAGPGAPDLITVRGLRLIEKCPVCLYAGSLVPEEIVNSAPADARVIDTAPMNLDEIIAEIKTAHDAGQDVARVHSGDPSIYGAIAEQIRRLEELDIPYDITPGVSAYAAVAAEIGAELTLPDISQTVILTRTAMRSSSMPDGESLAELGQSRATLAVHLSINNLANVVRDLIPHYGEDCPVVIAYRATWPDARYLYGTLGDIRTKVKGSGITRTALIMVGEVFGRRDFTDSRLYAADHHHVLRPKKPATS; this is encoded by the coding sequence ATGACGGTTCATTTCATTGGTGCCGGTCCCGGCGCCCCCGACCTGATCACGGTCCGCGGTTTACGCCTGATCGAAAAATGCCCGGTCTGTCTTTATGCAGGCTCGCTGGTGCCCGAGGAAATCGTCAACAGCGCGCCAGCCGATGCCCGCGTGATTGATACCGCACCGATGAACCTGGATGAAATCATCGCCGAGATAAAAACCGCGCACGATGCCGGACAGGATGTGGCACGGGTACATTCCGGCGACCCGTCCATTTACGGGGCGATTGCCGAACAGATCCGCCGTCTTGAAGAACTTGATATTCCCTATGACATCACGCCGGGGGTTTCGGCCTATGCCGCCGTGGCTGCCGAAATCGGGGCGGAGCTGACATTGCCCGATATTTCGCAAACCGTCATCCTGACCCGGACCGCGATGCGGTCGTCCTCCATGCCTGATGGGGAAAGTCTGGCGGAACTGGGCCAGTCACGCGCGACACTGGCGGTTCATTTGTCAATTAACAATCTGGCAAATGTGGTGCGCGACCTGATCCCGCATTACGGCGAAGATTGCCCGGTTGTGATTGCCTATCGCGCCACCTGGCCCGATGCCCGTTACCTTTACGGAACGCTGGGCGACATCCGCACCAAGGTCAAAGGCAGCGGCATTACCCGCACCGCCCTGATCATGGTGGGCGAGGTTTTTGGCCGCCGCGATTTTACCGATTCCCGGCTTTACGCCGCCGATCATCACCATGTTCTGCGACCAAAAAAGCCCGCGACATCCTGA
- a CDS encoding circularly permuted type 2 ATP-grasp protein, with the protein MFNEMEMNGKVRDPYRALVDWMDVTGPETLAQKRLEAETLFRKIGITFAVYGEGGDPERLIPFDLIPRIFTASEWRRLERGVKQRARALNTFLYDVYHNAEIIRAGVVPADLVYKNAAFEPAVIGIDPPRRVYSHIVGVDVVRVGPDEFYVLEDNCRTPSGVSYMLENREIMMRMFPELFSKLRIEPVDSYPDQLLKTLKSIAPAKCEGDPNIVVLTPGAMNSAYYEHSFLADQMGVELVEGQDLFVSEGRVYMRTTRGPERVDVIYRRIDDDFIDPLCFRPDSVLGVPGLMNVYRSGGVAICSAPGAGVADDKAIYTYVPDMIRFYLGQEPILNNVPTWKCARPDDLKYVLEHLPELVVKEVHGSGGYGMLVGPASTKEECDTYAERIKANPSDFIAQPTLSLSACPTFVESGIAPRHVDFRPFCLVGDDIRLTPGGLTRVALRDGSLVVNSSQGGGVKDTWIMAE; encoded by the coding sequence ATGTTCAACGAGATGGAAATGAACGGTAAGGTGCGCGACCCCTATCGCGCACTGGTTGACTGGATGGATGTCACCGGGCCGGAAACACTGGCCCAAAAGCGACTGGAAGCCGAAACGCTGTTTCGCAAAATCGGCATTACCTTTGCCGTTTATGGCGAGGGGGGAGACCCCGAACGACTTATTCCGTTTGATCTGATCCCGCGTATTTTTACCGCATCGGAATGGCGCAGGCTTGAACGCGGCGTCAAACAGCGGGCCCGCGCCCTTAATACCTTTCTTTACGACGTTTACCATAATGCCGAAATCATCCGTGCCGGCGTTGTCCCAGCGGATCTGGTTTATAAAAACGCCGCCTTTGAACCCGCCGTCATTGGCATAGACCCGCCGCGCCGGGTTTACAGCCATATTGTGGGCGTCGATGTCGTGCGTGTCGGCCCGGATGAATTTTATGTGCTGGAGGATAATTGCCGCACACCTTCGGGGGTTTCCTATATGCTGGAAAACCGCGAAATCATGATGCGCATGTTCCCCGAACTGTTTTCAAAACTGCGCATCGAACCGGTCGATAGCTACCCCGACCAGTTGTTAAAAACCCTCAAAAGCATTGCACCTGCCAAATGCGAAGGCGACCCCAACATTGTTGTGTTAACCCCGGGTGCGATGAACAGCGCCTATTATGAACATTCCTTCCTGGCGGACCAAATGGGCGTGGAACTGGTGGAAGGCCAGGATTTATTTGTTTCCGAAGGGCGAGTTTATATGCGCACCACCCGCGGGCCGGAGCGCGTTGATGTTATTTACCGCCGCATCGATGATGATTTCATCGATCCCCTGTGTTTCCGTCCCGATTCCGTCCTGGGTGTGCCGGGATTAATGAATGTGTATCGCTCCGGCGGGGTTGCCATTTGTTCCGCCCCGGGGGCCGGGGTGGCCGATGACAAGGCGATTTATACCTATGTGCCCGATATGATCCGGTTTTATCTGGGTCAGGAACCGATCCTCAACAATGTACCAACCTGGAAATGCGCCCGTCCTGACGACCTTAAATATGTGCTCGAACATCTGCCTGAACTGGTGGTGAAGGAAGTTCATGGCTCTGGCGGGTACGGCATGCTGGTCGGCCCGGCATCGACCAAAGAAGAATGCGACACCTACGCCGAACGCATCAAGGCCAACCCGTCCGATTTTATCGCCCAGCCCACCCTGTCGCTTTCGGCCTGTCCAACCTTTGTTGAAAGCGGCATTGCCCCGCGCCATGTCGATTTTCGTCCATTCTGCCTGGTCGGTGACGATATTCGCCTGACCCCGGGCGGACTAACCCGTGTTGCCCTGCGTGATGGCTCCCTTGTGGTCAATTCGTCGCAGGGCGGCGGGGTCAAGGATACCTGGATCATGGCGGAATAA
- a CDS encoding alpha-E domain-containing protein: MLSRTAENLFWLSRYVERAENMSRLLEMGYRMALMPAAGDGNRSEWRSVLSAAGCAEGFDSDNTELSQATVSDYLIFNRDNPSSIINCFEYARANARAMRTAITQEMWEALNGALMELRKTSMRNLAKTDLPGFIDWVKSQGALFRGATDSTILRNDGYDFIRLGTFLERADNTARLLDVKYYVLLPETSMVGDGVDNYQWTTVLRAASSMRAFHWVYRDDYSPWRIAHFLILNPFSPRSLAHCMENVTNHLERLARQYGQRHAVHSMAVDTYSILTQGDMDDIFSNGLHEFISDCLQRYQALSSAIAETYYHGGR; encoded by the coding sequence ATGCTTAGTCGTACTGCTGAAAATCTGTTCTGGCTGTCACGTTATGTGGAACGGGCCGAAAACATGTCCCGCCTGTTGGAAATGGGTTATCGCATGGCACTCATGCCCGCTGCGGGCGATGGCAACCGGTCGGAATGGCGATCGGTGCTGTCAGCGGCGGGCTGTGCCGAAGGTTTTGATTCCGATAATACCGAGCTTTCACAGGCCACCGTTTCGGATTACCTGATTTTTAACCGCGATAATCCGTCGTCGATTATCAATTGTTTTGAATATGCCCGGGCCAATGCGCGCGCCATGCGCACCGCCATCACCCAGGAAATGTGGGAAGCCCTGAACGGTGCGCTGATGGAACTGCGCAAAACATCCATGCGCAACCTTGCCAAAACCGACCTGCCCGGTTTTATCGACTGGGTCAAAAGCCAGGGTGCGCTGTTTCGCGGGGCAACCGATTCCACCATCCTGCGCAATGATGGTTATGATTTTATCCGCCTGGGCACGTTTCTGGAACGGGCTGACAACACCGCCCGCCTGCTGGATGTAAAATATTACGTGCTGCTGCCCGAAACCAGCATGGTCGGCGACGGGGTGGACAATTATCAATGGACCACGGTTTTGCGGGCTGCTTCCTCGATGCGGGCCTTTCATTGGGTTTACCGCGATGATTATTCACCCTGGCGCATCGCCCATTTCCTGATTTTAAATCCGTTCAGTCCGCGTTCGCTGGCCCATTGCATGGAAAATGTTACCAACCACCTGGAAAGACTGGCCCGCCAATATGGGCAGCGCCATGCCGTTCACAGTATGGCGGTCGATACCTATTCGATCCTGACCCAGGGGGATATGGACGATATTTTCAGCAACGGCCTGCATGAATTTATCAGCGACTGTCTGCAACGCTATCAGGCTTTATCATCGGCCATTGCCGAAACCTATTATCACGGGGGGCGGTAA